One Bradyrhizobium sp. CCGB12 genomic window carries:
- the ihpB gene encoding divalent metal ion exporter adaptor subunit IhpB, whose protein sequence is MKTSSTIVVAIVAAALGAYGYSLLAPAKLAHTEHAEHSGQKKPNDHVEQDEHGADRIRISDVKLAAAGVTLAEAASATLTDTLAFNGILRANQEAVVQVTPRFPGIAKSIQKRIGDKVAKDDLLAAIESNQSLTVYELKAPIAGTIIERQISLGEYASEQKPAFVVADLSTIWVDLSIYRQDLRRVRLNDEVLIDPDDGRGEIKGKISYMAPIGSSETQTALARVVLPNPDGRLRPGLFVTARLILAARNVAVAVRRSAIQTLENRTIVFVREDGDKIEARPVELGDSDPRHVEIKAGLAAGEHYVAENSFVVKAEMGKGEAEHD, encoded by the coding sequence ATGAAGACGTCCTCCACCATCGTCGTGGCCATCGTGGCCGCCGCACTCGGCGCTTACGGCTATTCCCTGCTCGCCCCGGCCAAGCTCGCGCATACCGAGCACGCCGAGCATTCCGGACAGAAGAAGCCGAACGACCATGTCGAGCAGGACGAGCACGGCGCCGACCGCATCCGCATCTCCGACGTCAAGCTGGCGGCGGCGGGCGTCACGCTCGCGGAGGCCGCAAGCGCGACACTGACCGACACGCTTGCCTTCAACGGCATCCTGCGCGCCAACCAGGAGGCGGTGGTTCAGGTCACACCCCGCTTTCCCGGAATTGCAAAATCGATCCAAAAGCGTATCGGCGACAAGGTCGCCAAGGACGATCTGCTCGCCGCGATCGAGAGCAACCAGAGCCTCACCGTCTACGAGCTTAAGGCGCCGATCGCGGGCACCATCATTGAGCGGCAGATCTCGCTCGGCGAATATGCCTCGGAGCAGAAGCCGGCCTTCGTCGTCGCCGACCTCTCCACCATCTGGGTCGACCTGTCGATCTACCGGCAGGACTTGAGGCGCGTCCGCCTCAACGACGAGGTGCTGATCGATCCCGACGACGGCCGCGGCGAGATCAAGGGCAAGATCTCCTACATGGCGCCGATCGGATCGAGCGAGACCCAGACCGCGCTGGCACGCGTGGTGCTACCGAATCCGGACGGACGCCTGCGTCCGGGCCTGTTCGTCACGGCACGCCTGATCCTCGCCGCACGCAACGTCGCCGTCGCCGTGCGCCGCAGCGCGATCCAGACGCTGGAGAACAGGACCATCGTGTTCGTCCGCGAGGACGGCGACAAGATCGAGGCGCGTCCCGTAGAGCTTGGGGACTCCGATCCGCGCCATGTCGAGATCAAGGCCGGCCTTGCGGCCGGCGAGCACTACGTCGCGGAGAACAGCTTCGTCGTGAAGGCGGAGATGGGCAAGGGCGAGGCCGAGCATGATTGA
- the ihpA gene encoding divalent metal ion exporter subunit IhpA, with product MSSRRTAARFACAMAILVGPWLTQPAHAQTLTMRSALSRALAASPRLTAAERDVGIATGQRIQAGALFNPELSYEQDDSFGSGKYRGTRSAETTLQISQAFELFGKREARVAAGQAGIEVAAIQRKAVRLEVLSETAIAFLSVLGAQRRIQILDEQIAAIDRLTPLLRRRVEAGASSPAETGRAEVASALVKADRERFKATLASARRELAVLMGDPAAKFGEVSGRLDTTGRPPTFQSVVAAIDANPQLVRWTAVYAQRNAELLLARLKPYPDVRIAAGWRHFNETNDDAVRLTVSVPIPVFDQNQGNILSAQESLAKTKAEREANRNMLIVIAGRAYDSLQGSLRELAILRETAIPKAVEASEAISQGYGQGRFTLLEVLDAQASVTQARLREQEALQNFHAGVAIIEGLVGNPFALARESAR from the coding sequence ATGTCTTCCAGACGGACTGCCGCGCGCTTCGCATGCGCGATGGCGATACTCGTTGGCCCCTGGCTGACACAGCCCGCGCACGCCCAGACCCTGACCATGCGGAGCGCGCTTTCGCGCGCGCTGGCCGCGAGCCCGCGCCTGACGGCAGCAGAGCGCGACGTCGGCATCGCCACGGGCCAGCGCATCCAGGCCGGCGCCCTGTTCAATCCGGAACTGTCCTATGAACAGGACGATTCATTCGGTTCCGGCAAATATCGCGGGACGCGATCGGCCGAGACCACGCTCCAGATCAGCCAGGCCTTCGAGCTGTTCGGCAAGCGGGAGGCACGGGTCGCGGCCGGGCAAGCCGGCATCGAAGTCGCCGCGATCCAGCGCAAAGCCGTCAGGCTGGAGGTGCTGTCGGAGACCGCGATTGCCTTCCTCAGCGTGCTCGGCGCGCAGCGGCGCATCCAGATCCTCGACGAGCAGATCGCAGCGATCGACCGCTTGACGCCGCTGCTCCGCCGCCGCGTCGAGGCCGGCGCCTCCTCGCCGGCCGAGACCGGTCGCGCCGAGGTCGCCTCAGCCCTGGTGAAGGCCGACCGCGAGCGCTTCAAGGCGACGCTGGCCAGCGCCCGGCGCGAGCTTGCGGTGCTGATGGGCGATCCCGCCGCGAAATTCGGCGAGGTGTCGGGCCGGCTCGACACCACCGGTCGGCCGCCGACGTTCCAGTCGGTCGTCGCCGCCATCGATGCCAATCCACAACTGGTGCGCTGGACCGCGGTCTACGCCCAGCGTAACGCCGAGCTGCTGCTGGCACGGCTCAAGCCTTATCCCGACGTGCGGATCGCCGCTGGCTGGCGTCATTTCAACGAGACCAATGACGATGCCGTGCGTCTGACCGTCTCGGTGCCGATCCCCGTGTTCGACCAGAACCAGGGCAACATCCTCTCCGCGCAGGAAAGCCTCGCCAAGACCAAGGCCGAGCGCGAGGCCAACCGCAACATGCTGATCGTGATCGCTGGCCGCGCTTACGACTCGCTCCAGGGCTCGCTGCGCGAGCTCGCGATATTGCGCGAGACCGCTATCCCCAAGGCCGTTGAAGCGTCGGAGGCGATCTCGCAAGGTTACGGCCAGGGCCGCTTCACCCTGCTCGAAGTGCTGGACGCCCAGGCGAGCGTTACCCAGGCGCGGCTGCGCGAGCAGGAGGCGCTGCAGAATTTCCATGCGGGCGTGGCCATCATCGAAGGCCTCGTCGGCAATCCCTTTGCGCTGGCCCGGGAGAGCGCGCGATGA
- a CDS encoding cation transporter gives MADACCSPPPLNLDRHRDNKAYRRVLWAVLAINAVMFLAEIGAGLAAGSASLQADALDFLGDAANYAISLLVVGMALRYRAAAALAKGLTMGAFGLWVVGTVVWHAAHGTLPSAFTMGAVGVAALAANVASFGLLWAYRKGDANMRSAWICTRNDVLGNIAVLLAALGVFGTGTGWPDVIVAAIMAGLALQGAVVVAQHSTAELRTRTA, from the coding sequence ATGGCCGACGCATGCTGCTCACCGCCGCCGCTCAATCTCGATCGCCATCGCGACAACAAGGCCTATCGCCGCGTGCTGTGGGCCGTGCTGGCCATCAATGCCGTCATGTTCTTGGCGGAGATCGGCGCGGGCCTTGCGGCCGGATCGGCCTCGCTCCAGGCCGACGCGCTCGATTTTCTCGGAGATGCCGCGAACTACGCCATCAGCCTTCTCGTGGTCGGCATGGCGCTGCGCTATCGCGCGGCCGCGGCGCTCGCGAAGGGGCTGACGATGGGGGCCTTCGGCCTGTGGGTCGTCGGCACGGTGGTCTGGCACGCAGCCCATGGCACGTTGCCGAGCGCGTTCACCATGGGGGCGGTTGGTGTCGCGGCGCTTGCCGCGAACGTCGCCTCCTTCGGGCTGTTGTGGGCCTATCGCAAGGGCGACGCTAACATGCGCTCCGCCTGGATCTGCACCCGCAACGACGTGCTCGGCAACATCGCCGTGTTGCTGGCAGCGCTTGGAGTGTTCGGGACCGGCACGGGATGGCCCGACGTCATCGTGGCGGCGATCATGGCCGGCCTCGCGCTCCAGGGAGCCGTCGTGGTGGCGCAGCACTCCACGGCGGAGTTGAGAACGCGTACGGCCTAG
- a CDS encoding trans-aconitate 2-methyltransferase: MTNSSRAAHWQAVYESKGEREVSWFQESPSPSLELIALTGAGPTSSIVDIGGGASRLVDALLSAGYADLTVLDLSGAALAASRARLGAAGNGVAWVVADVTAWQPTRTYDVWHDRAAFHFLNALEEQAAYIACVRRAVTIGGHIVIGTFAVDGPEKCSGLPVTRHSADSIGALLGAGFALTDHRRHQHATPWQSVQNFQFSSFVRSA, encoded by the coding sequence ATGACGAATTCAAGCCGGGCGGCCCATTGGCAGGCTGTCTACGAGAGTAAGGGCGAACGCGAGGTGAGCTGGTTCCAGGAGAGCCCGTCGCCCTCGCTCGAATTGATTGCGCTGACCGGCGCGGGGCCGACCTCTTCAATCGTTGATATCGGTGGTGGGGCGTCTCGGCTGGTCGATGCGCTGTTGTCCGCCGGATATGCGGACCTGACCGTGCTCGATCTGTCTGGCGCGGCGCTCGCGGCGTCGCGGGCGCGGCTCGGTGCGGCCGGCAACGGCGTGGCGTGGGTCGTGGCCGACGTGACGGCCTGGCAGCCAACGCGGACATATGACGTCTGGCACGACCGCGCCGCGTTTCATTTCCTCAACGCGCTGGAAGAACAAGCCGCTTACATCGCGTGTGTCAGACGGGCCGTGACGATCGGCGGCCATATCGTTATCGGCACATTCGCAGTCGATGGTCCGGAGAAGTGCAGCGGCCTGCCGGTGACGCGCCACAGCGCCGACAGCATTGGGGCGCTGCTCGGCGCCGGCTTTGCGTTGACGGACCATCGCCGTCACCAGCATGCGACGCCGTGGCAATCGGTGCAGAATTTTCAGTTCAGCAGCTTTGTCAGGTCGGCATGA